AGGCTTCGACACTTTTCCTTACCAGCGGCCCATCATGACCTCCAACGGCGTACAGAATACCGTCAAGGACTCCAACCCCGGCACCACTTCGACGTGAGGACATTTCTGGTACCGCTTTCCACTGATCGGTTTCCGGATTGTAACATTCGACGCTCGAGAGGCACTGCCGAGAGGCACCGTCATAACCACCAACCTGAAATTGTACGCGTGATAATTTGCTTTCACAAACGAAAGCCGCCAACAAACTCAACCACTCTAGTAAAATAGGACtctcataaaaatttttggaggATCGATGGGTGGAATTAGAACAGCGACATACCGCGTACAAAAGGCCCTTaacgacgccgacgccgacgcTGCTCCGCCTCGTTGACATCGGTGCAATTATCCTCCACTCGTGGGTCCGAGGATCGTAGACTTCGGCCGAGTTCAACCCGGTTGAACCGTCGAAACCACCGACCGCGTAGATGCAGTTGCCGAGGACTGCGACGCCCAGGGTTGATCTTCGAGCCTCCATGCCTGGACAGGCTGACCATTGATCAGCCGCCGCATCGTAAACATCTACTGTTCGAACTCTGAGAGAACCGTTAAAGCCTCCAACAGCATAAACTCGACCACCGAGAACGGAAAGTCCTGCGGAAACGGAGATCACAAAACATTCTTCAGACACAATTGCATTGcattgtttaataatttttgaggGAGATAATTGTAGTTCCAGGGTTTCGAACGATTGCCACGTTTTTCAGTATCAACTTAAACATGGTTTAAGAGGCCACATGCTGTTTTACCTTGAGGGAATTTTTCCTGTAAAATAATCCTAAACAGTTTGTTCGTAGTTTCTTGGATCAAATGCAGGTAAAAGTGCCTCTCGGAATTTGTGACATCGGTCAACTCACATCAGCCAACGCCTCTTGACTGCTACGAGCAGTTACGGCAACATTTGATTTCGTAAGGTACCGCAGTAACAGGTATTATTCACAGGTAAAAATGCTGAAGCTTGGCCTGATGGTAAAAGAATGACACATTCCCTTCTCATATTACTCTGTACCTCTACGATAATGGTATATGTTATACCTTTTCGGAAGTTATCGAGTTATACCATTCAAGAACGTTGAATTCGTAAATATTGGTTACAGGTATAACGGACTCTCCGCAAATTATTCACGTCACAGTTCGGGCCACGAACTTTAGAATAACAATCGCATCTGCTCACATAAATAAACCGCAATATTTTTTCGGTCCAATTGTCAAAACAGTTCGAATTTGTCGATGCTTTCCTGCGTGCTTCGTTTGTGTAACGCATGTTTTAGAAACtctaaatttaataattgataaatgaGAAGTGAGCTAAGAAATGGCCCAAGTCGAAAGTAAATATGTAGGATATTTTCATGCTGCGTAATTACATATAATTAATCACCAGAATATGATCGGAATGTACAATAATCGCAGGACACTTAAGTCTGCGCATAAAGATCCACTCTTCAGGAGGACAATGGTAGAAGGGTCTTATTTGAAAGTATGactggaattgaaaaaaataaaacttaccAGCTCTACAGCGTCGCGTAGGAAGCTCGGAAACTTGGTACCATCGTTCCTCCTTAAAATCGTAGCACTCAACGCTTCTGATGGCCTTGGGTGCTTGTCCCCCGACAACTAATAAAACCTTGGGTAAACCGACCGGCTGCCGTGGTTTGGTCCTTGCGGTTTTGAACAAGGTTTTCTGCTCCCCTTTGAGGAGATGGTACTTCAAAGCTTCGATGAGAAAGTCCTTGCCTGAAACGAATCCGTGTAAACTGAATCACTTGAAATGCTTCGGCTTCCGGCCAACATTCATACGTATCTATAGATATTTCCGGCTGTTCACTCCCACTTCAAAAACTCACACTGCAAGTTAGCTTTTAGCAGTGGTTCCTGTTCGACTCTCTGGACTAGATACTCCTGAGAAAGGAGAGGCAGCCTGACGTGCTCCATCAGCTGAGCAAGGTGGTCTTGCCTTCGCTCCAGATCGTTGTGGACCCATGATATAACGCACTCGAACACCTTCTCCTCGGACGGAACAGTCAAACGATCGCTGCATATCAGCTTGGCGACTTGTTGCGGGGTCAGGGTGAGGAACTCCTCTCCTTCGACTACCTCTCTGCACGATCGAAAGCAGAAGTGAAAGAAAGGTGGTAAGACGAGGGAACTGCGCACAATCATCATGGTTACGAGTATCTATGACCCTTACGAGAAATGTTGTTCTATGTAGCTGTCGGCGTGCGCGAGGAGCTCCATACACCCGTGGAGATCGGCGAAGGCTCGGATGCCAAGGCAGTTGGACGGATGGAGTTGGGCCTGAAGAAAGTCGCAGCACGCGTCACGGACGTCGTTTAGCTGGAGGAGATTCGCCGCCGGCAGAAGCACCTGCACGTTGTCCTCAGTGACGTGAACCTCTGCGGAGTAGACGTAGTCGACCAGGAGGTCGAGGGCAGCGTGGTCAACACCCTGCAGAGTGATCCTCTCTCGTTCCCGCTCCTCGAAGCTCGTAAACATCGCATAAAAGTACGGGCTGCACGCGGCCAACACCATTTTGTGGGCAGGAACTTCCACCCCGCCATCCGCCACCAAGGTCACGTCGCAAAGCAGGTTTTGCCTATGATCAATTGCATTTTgtgtcaaacttttttttccctcaccATTCCTCAGTTCTATGCCTACCCTTGCCCAAAGTTGTGATAAAATGGATCGTAGACGCGACTTCTTTCCGAAGAGGTATCGACTTTGACAGCGAAGAAAAGTTTTCCAGCCTTCAAACGGCGCCGATagttttcgcgattttgaaaagggAATTACACAGTGAGCATAATATATGAAAGCAAAGTTTCATACTCCAGATATAACGACATTAGCGCTGAATTTGAGGAATACCTGTAGCGTCCACTTTTATGGTCGCGAGTAGAGGCATTATTGATGAGAATATTTGAGCTTTTCAGAGATTTAAAACATGTGAATGTTGTAAGTGCTGTTTcgagtttgaattttccaagATACATTCAACGAACTACATCTTCGTTATATGTGATGGGAGGTCATTCATCTAGGGGAGTAAAAATGTGATATTCCAATcttcaaattattttgtacatcGCCAGTGTCTATACGCTGCcgttcacattttttttctttcacaccATGAAAATTCCAGGTTTTATTCGAAGGGTAGGAATAATGATGTTCAAAGAAGGTGTGTCACGCTGTCACAATAAGCAGTAAAATCTGTTGATGCATAAAACGGCGGTACGTGTTAAATTCTAAACTTCCGGCGCGATATAGCATCCGTCGATTACTCGAGGGTATTTCATAAATCTTTAACAAGAATCGAAAGAACGCCTGGATCCGGTCGCGGCGATTCATCGGGCTACACCGAGAATTCCAGAGAATGCTCAAGATTATTTATATCGATGGTGTAAACGAAAGATGCCACACTCCGCAGAGTATTGAATCAGTGACGTACCGAACGTTCGTAACATAAAAAAGTCTAGACCAAGAAGATCAAAAAAGCAAGGAGCAGACAAACAAATTGCACTACGCGTTTCATGCGGTGGATGACGAAACTCCTTAAGATTAGCCCGTTTGTTCACCGGAGGCTGTTCCGTTGTaatctcttttttctcttcaatttattatcattctaTTTTTTGTGTGTTCGTTTTTTGCCCCCGAATATCGCGGCGCCTCTAAAAGTAGAAAGTGTGTAATAGTTTGCTCATTATACGCATCAAGTGACCACGCTCACATCTTCGCGCAACCGTTGAATCAGGAGCTAAATTGACGGTAATTTGTTACTGGAATCATGATGAATTAGCAAAGGTCACTGTCGGATATGTTGTTATGTCATGGAGGCGTTGAGTTGCGAAgcgaaaagaatttaaaaaaaaaaattaaaaaaacaaatcgagaaaataatagaaaatctATATAAGTAAAACGTAACAGGTTGTGTACTAAAATCTTGGGATACAAATTAATGAGACTTTAAGTATAAATTTCTGCGAAAAGCAGCTTTTTTTCCTCGGCATATGCCGGATGTGTACGATCTATTAATTTTCTACGCACGGTAGACGCAAGTTATTGAATGTAAGACTTACTTTCTCATGGTATTCATCACGTCGAATGCCCGATTAGTGTGATGGTGGTTTCGATAGGGTGGTTTGTCCTTTCCATTTTCCCTCGGAATGTGTTTCTGTGAGCTCTCGTCGAGCGAATTCTGGCTTGCGTAGCGCAGTAGCAAACAGCTGAAAGTAAACAAAGTATATTTAAATGAGAAATGGAAAGTACCAAGAGTactagaaatgaaaaatttctctattgcgaaattgaaacttttttctctgCTGCATATTCGCTCATCgctcaatattttttctacaaaagtATAGTATACGCTGTACATAGTTGTGCACGAGACGTACAAAGTCCAAGGGTGAAGACCTTATTCCCACTCCGTCTCCCAGCAGCTAGATAACAAAAATAACTTAAAACCACGAGGagaaaggaggaggagggggagaaGAGGCAGGGGATATTTAGACAAGCAGACATCATCGCCAGACAATGATCCGTACGTTCTCACGTCCCTTTGACCAAAGATTTGACAGATATTCTCGGAGTAAGATAGATCTTCATTGTATTTCACGGGAGCATCCTACTCCGGAATATCGTTAGGAATACAAAAGTCGCCTTGGCTTTAGCTTGAAACGCGCCAGTCACGATTCGCGCAGTTAGGAATAAGATCACAGAATTTCTGGGTTTACCGTTGCACCGTACGAATGACTGTCAATTAGTATTTTCTCAGTATTCGTACACTTTTCGAGTAAGTAAACAGAGGTTACAGGTCTCGTATATCTCATACGATCCGTGGCTGCATGCGTGCGATATGCGTTGGGAACTTCGCGGTAATTTCTATTTAAGGAGTAATTTTCTGCAGCGAATTTTGCTGTTTTTGTAAGGAAAGACCGTTATTAATGTCGTCAGCAAACATGTCCGTGATGTTTTTTCACGCCAATTGTGGACACATCGTAAGAACAAGTGAGCTACGGTGAATTTCGAACGTTTGAACATGGTTTCCTACTTTCGACAGCGAGAAATAGAGAAGGAGGTCTTACCTGCCCTTGGTGTCATTTCCATCGCCGCTTCCGCTGTTCGATGATGGCTCCATGTCCTCGGTGATTCCTGATAGTACAGTTTAGTAGTCGAAAATTAATCTATAGACATTCCATTAAATACAAATACGACGAGAGATGTATGTATGTCGGATATCTCGCACGTTAAGTGCCAACACTATTTTCCGACTAAATCATCGTCTCGGACACGGAATTTCGACTATTGAACACAACACGTATTCGATACACTCTTAGAATCATCATGATATAATTTAAGCTTTCACTGTCTATCATCGGCCACTTTTTGAAAACGGAAAACACTCTCTTCAACGAACGTCGAGCCTAAAACCAAGTTTCAGCTACAGCACTACTGGTAAACACCAAAGATGGCGTCCGATGTATTTATAGATATGCGAGGGTACTCGTATCAACAAAGTTGCAACTCCATCTATTGACGTTTTCATCAAGCTTTTGGCTCCCTAAAAGCAATAGTAGATAGAACGGGACCGTCTTACCGACCGTGATTAGGcgatagtaatttttttcagaagaaGGTCAGAAATTGATAACTATTGCGTTAAaccagtgaaaaaattgaagatctTCATTGATTCACGTGACATCGTTTTTCCATAATAACCGAAGATTATTCTACGTCGATGACGATTTGACAACAACGAAAGAGCCGTACATACTTTACCGACTGATGATACGGTAGTAACCGAACAAGAAAATGTTTAAGAAAGTTCAGTGAAACAATTGACGGCGTCACGATCATACCAGTTTGTTTgaacggtgtttttttttctcctccgttatgcaaattgcaaaattaatTGCGCTCACACGAAAGCAAAAGAACCAAGTCCATCGACGTATCTCCGCATTCAAAGAGTGCCAATGACGATGAGttattaattagaaaaaaatagaaaggcAAATTAATATCAAGTTCGAATGACAGCGAGGTTCATTGCGTGAAATCGCGGAGACGGCGGGCGGAAAGCAAATCTGATCGAGCGACGCTTGCCTTCAATAAATACCAAATGTACCCGAGCGAAAAAACGCTACGGAGAAGAAGCAACCGCCGCACAAAcgtaagaagaaaagaaaagaaaaggcggaggaggaggtagACTGACGAGGCGGCTGAGGTGTGGTGGAGGCGCCGGGCGGCTGGCGTGAGTATCGCTCGTGGTCCGCGATATCGTGGAGGCTTCGGAAGGTGCCCTCATCGCGCGATTCGATAGTCACCCGGCAGCCAGCCGTGTAAGCGCGTCGCGGTATTCAGTCGGGACTGGGATACGAGTGTATTAGATGCGAAGAGTATAGGGATCTCGTATAAAAGCTCCCAGGAttaaatttggtaaaaaattaaaacaacgaagaagaagaagaagaagaagaggaggaagaccCAAAGCCGGGAGACGATCCGCCGACTGCATCTTCGATTCGCGTCGTGGATCTCGAGGGGAGCGAACCGTTCACCAGGTTTGCTTGCTCTTCTTATCATTGGCATTCGAAGGCCGCGTGGCGGGCTTTTTAATCGGCGAGGTTTAAGCTGTTGCGCAGccacgtatatatgtatacaaagaCACGCGCAAAAAAGTGACAGACATAACGGTGATACTGTGCGACGGAAGTTAAGCTGAAAGCCGGAAAGCAGGGAGCATCTCGGCCCTTTCTGTCATCTCAACTTTGCTAAGGGTGCGTGGTCCTTGTATGATCTGTAACGTATGTTCTATCAATGTCACGCGAAACGATATCGTGCTAACAATAAGAATCGTCCTTAGCCACGCGTACATACAGATATACAGTATACAGCGTACACCTATGTATTATAGACATATACCTGTATTACGTGTTTGCAGCGCACTTGACGTCGTGACTTGTACATATATGTGATGTCTGTTCCTCTCGTCGACGTAGTCAGTATTTTATAATTggttttttgttctttttccaCTCGCAATAAACTTCGCCTCTCGGGttaccgccgccgccgcttCATCACACCAGTCACGACATGTCTTATTCGTTTCGGAATATGTAGACAACTACACCGCGTGTATACTTACCTCCGACTAAGGTCCCACCGCAAAATGTTTAATGAAACAGCAGGTCTGTTGTGACAAGTGCAAGGCTATTATACGGCTTATACTTGCGCGCATTTAACGGTATTTTCCAGCCGATTATCGTCATTAATCAAAAGAATTAAACTCAAAGCAACAATATCGAACGCTTCGACGCGCAGCGATGAAGTTACGCGGATCATCCAAACGTTTATAagtttctgtaaaaaaaactagTCTACTCATTCGTGAATgaggaaaataatattcaatctTCGTATGCGCAAAGCATTGGCAACGAATCGCGCGGACTATGACTCAATTGAAACTTTCATGGTTGACTCGCGTTCCGGATAGATTCTCTTATGCTCAAGCAATGAAACAGGTATGAGAAATGCCAAACTGCGCATTTCGGGTTTACGACTCGACGAAAGGATGAGCTACGACGCCGCGCTGAAGATTCCATCGTGTCGTTTTATTATCGATTACCTACTTGTATACAATAATATGTCTTACAGGCTTCGTTTTCTTCCGGCTCAATTCAccagtttatttatttattttttttaacgattgcTGCCACCATTTTCCGCCGCACAAAACGGCTGTATGAATTCGCGTGCAGGCCGGTTCATTCAGAAATTACGTAACCAAATTAGGAAACGCGCCACTTTGGTGCACTGAATGAAACGTTATAGCGTGTATGAAATTAACACCGTCATGGCACGCAATATGTGGGACGCTGTGTATACGCGCAGCGCATGGCACCGATCACCGAATTATTCTGACCCGTACGGTTTGCCTTTGGGATTTGCACGTATTTGCAAAATCTTTCACACTGAGTAGCTCACAGGTATTTGCGTCGGGTGGGGGACGATTAGGCTGACGAAGAATTCAGCAATTCGCCAACAGCTGCGACAAAGAAGTTGAATCAGTGTGACTTGAAACGTTAAGAGATTGCTAGAGGTGCGGAGGCCAACTTACGAAAAGGTGCCCGGTTATGGGtatgtttttcaattagcTTCCCGGAACCCCGAGTTAGCGTATACGATATATTAGGAACGGTATAATATCGAGAGTCGAGATATGAAAGGGACTCGGTGCCAATCTTCTCTGATACGGCGCTCCTTTCTTTAGTTGTTATTCGCGTAAACGAAATGTTCATAGAATATAGGATCTCGGTTCGTTGAAAATTAGGTACAGGTCATTACGCggttcaaaagttttttgtcGATTGGTTTATAACAAGGCGAAAAATACTAGGTcaactaaaaaataaaaatacatgttATCTAATGGTTTTTACTATCTAGTCTAATTCTGAGTATTTGTTTTACCTGGCGTCactattttttactttgtatTTTAAACAAGTATCATATAGTAGTATCATTGTAAAATCGATTCGCATCAAATTTACTATTACAAGTACAAATGGGCTTCAAATACTTGCCGAACCTATATAGACGAATTCTCAACCAATCAACCTCTGTtatataacaaatttttcgattttgggGAATACAGCACCCGAAATATCCAAGCTTTTTTCACTGCATGGCTTGAACTCTTTTACAATTATGTATTTTCACGCTTAGAAAGATTTACATTTATAATCATCTTGTAAAagcacacaaaaaaaaaataaataaaaaaatgaataaacaatagACATCAACGAATAAgaagataattattatatcgtcAGAATTATTTACCTATTATTGGTTCatcatattataattatccAACTGTTAATATTGTTGGGACTTCGTATACGATAATTGTTactaaaaactttttttttccctcataaTTGTCGGCGATATATGGggcacatatatataaatgcgaagcttatattaaaataaaaaattcaaaacatgTAACACGAACGTGGTTTTCTCATCGTCAAATCCTCAAggattgttataaataatttacattactCACTGCAATAACATCGCGTGTCATTGTTTTCGATCCCAGTATAAGGGCGGAGAACCGCGGCTTCCATGCCCTTATCTGTTTTCGTTGCACTGTCAGTcgcattttattttgaataacaaaCGCCGGAAATCGTGGTTTATTAAACCGGAAGTAACGTTTGTGGTATCCCAGACATTACGCCGTCACATCATAAACAACGTATATGATATTCCTGAGTGTCCAGCGCGCTGCCTGCCGGTCCGCGATTATCCCAAATTGGGTAATTTTCGGTGGAAAAGGACGAGTGTAACGGATTCCGTATATTTCGGCCTTCACAGCTGGTGATATGtagttttgaaattgaattgaaggGGCAAGGTTGaaagttcaaatttaaaaGTTCTCAAAGCACTAAATTCCGATTTTTTTGGTGgcaaaacttgaagtaaagataTCAAACTTTGGCGAAACATCAGAATTTCGAATGGTTCGAAAGTATACAGTTCCGAAAGGGAAAATTTCCGAAAGACCAAGATGCCGAAAGGGTATAACTCCGACAAGTAAAAGTTCCGcaagtgcgaaaatgagaaaatttaaaaattagaaacatcgaaattccgagtggtctaaaattttcacttctgTAAATTTCTgacttggtgaaatttcaccactttgatctttctttgctGTATCTCATAATTTACTCTGtcgaaagtttatttttcgaaattttgctctatcgtatctcgaattttcttaatcttgtatttcggaactttgaaccGTCGGGTTCCCAACCATTCGAACCTTGGTCGTTTCGTCAAACTTTGATCTCTTCACTCCAACTTTCTccaccaaataattcagaattaGACGCTTTTGGAacttttgaaattccgaaGTCCAACCCCGCCCCgaagtgaaaataaagtttgaaaTCTGCTAATTCACGCCATTTCAAACCGGCGTTGATCGTTGGTCTTTCATACGTCATAACTTTTCCAAACTCTTCCACTCAATTTGAGGGCTCAATAAAAGCGCTTCTACCATCATATAACGCGAAGTAACATACCATGCTATTTTTCATCGGCAATATTTTTCGACGACATCGCTTCGCCTGTAGCGCGTTAATCAGCGAGTGTCATATCGTTTAATTCCCACATTTCAACTGCAGACTAATTAAGTCTAACCGTTCAATCAGCGCGCGGTCGTCGTTAGGAACAGTTACTTATGCTGGTGAGGTGCGATCGATTCGCATGAAAACTTGGACGAATTGCATCCGCGATCGCCGTCTCCCGCAGCTGTCAATAAATACGGATATTGAGCTCGAACTTAAGGCCCTTTCGTATAAATTGCATTACCACGACGGAGCGCTTTGCCTCTGATCGCATAGAAATCCCTTCGAATTGGTTTAATCACGGGCCGGAAAGGGTTTCGTGAGATCAGAAAGGAGGGAAATTAAGACAGAGCGCGAATTGTAGACGCAAGCGGAAACGCAACATGTACATCCATCGTGGAAATGTGGAGGATGTACATAAGTGGCCTCTTACGTGCAGCCGAGAACAGACAAGGACTGTGACATTTGCCGTACAGcaattaaattaataacaatatacaAAGCCCGCGACCTTCGAGGTATGCACGCGTCTTGATAACTCGTTTCGAATTCGGTTGCGAGGCTTTCGATTCCTTCCCCCCGCGGCGGTATGACGTGGGTACATATTCGGGAATGAATCCGGTCGCCCACGTGTcttgaaattcgatttggaTACGGCGCGCCTAACTGCATAGGGAAAATTACGCGTACGTACCTACACGTACGTGTAGATACACGTATTACGGACGCGTGGGAGCGTGAGAATTAGATGTCCGGGCTAACTAATCACGGACAGCGGTGATCCCAAGGCTTACTCATTTGGCACAGCTGATAACCAAATGACCGGAGCAATTGACGTCAGCGTGCTCAAAACTGCGTTCAACTTATCGTCGGCTTATGGCCACGATTACCTGGAACCGCAACACGTCACGCAGGAGTCACGGACACGCTCGTCGTACGTATGCGACTTGTACAATGTGAACCGGTGACATACAGGGATCACAGCCAGGAAGTCGAATATACGCTCACGCGTCATGCCCATCTGATTACCGATTACAACTCTTGGTTATGCACATTCCAGCTGCTGTGCCCGCGTAtcggaggggaaaaaataaccCGCAGGACCTTAATTGGATCGTCGGTATTCGCAATGGCGATTAATTAATTCGGAGGGCTGAAATCTCTGATGTTTTCATTCGAAACAACTATTGATCGGGGACCTGCAGGTTTCGGTCTCCGAGGACTTCCAGCACTTCGAGTCCTGAGCTGCTCGACTGCTGAATAACCGGTGATCGTTGCGTAATCACACGTAGACACGCTGCGGATATTCCGTAGAGCAAACATAACCGTCACCGATATTTGTCCAACGTGTCCGTGAGCGCGACATTGTTCCGAATTAATCGAGAAGAgatgtataacgtataattcGAGTCGTTGTTATTACTGTTCGTATTTCGATTTTATCCAATCGCTGTATTATTCCGTCAAGTCACGAGTACGCATCAAGCCGATTGCTTTCACTGGTAAAATGGGACGTCAATTGTTGTTTGTCACGATTGGACGTAATTTTCCACGGATTAAGAGGATCCTCTGTCTCTCCGGCAGAGTGCtgtggtgaaaattgaagagtCTTTCAGGTTACCTGGtcgaattttattaatttcgtGTGGATACCCAACTCGGTTCGCATTTTTCGAAGACGGGAGTAAAAGGTATAAATGATATTGAATATCGATCGTGAATAGGATTCGAAGTTCGTTCGGTTGTTTCGCAATAAATCTCTGAGCACGATTTGGATACGATCTAGAAATAACCGAAACGAGTGTGACCCCGATAATCGCAAGGATTGCGGCTTCGGTGTGGATTAGAAACCTTCCGACAAATCAAACGATATCTCTCTCACGagtcatgaaatttgaaacattgaaatttgaCTCTTTATACGCGAGATGTTCACACAACTCCGAATGTGCCGTGTCGTTTGCTCAAATCcgtaattcaaatttattaagaTGACGTTGACGACCGTCAAATATTCCGCTAATTCGTTGTCGATCGATTTAGCGACTTTGGAGGTACTGACCTGAAAACAACTCCCACGGATgacgaagttttttttatcgattccCGTTCTGTTCGCCCCGCTCAATATGGAAGTCAAGTTCTTGATCAATGGATTCAAAGCGTTAATGCCGTTGATCTACAAGCTGTAATTAATATAGTCACATTTTTAAGTTACAAGTGCCTAACTATATAGAAGCACATAGAAACACTCCGTAACCGTTACAAcagtattatacatatattatat
The Neodiprion fabricii isolate iyNeoFabr1 chromosome 1, iyNeoFabr1.1, whole genome shotgun sequence DNA segment above includes these coding regions:
- the LOC124187941 gene encoding ring canal kelch homolog isoform X2 — its product is MNTMRKQNLLCDVTLVADGGVEVPAHKMVLAACSPYFYAMFTSFEERERERITLQGVDHAALDLLVDYVYSAEVHVTEDNVQVLLPAANLLQLNDVRDACCDFLQAQLHPSNCLGIRAFADLHGCMELLAHADSYIEQHFSEVVEGEEFLTLTPQQVAKLICSDRLTVPSEEKVFECVISWVHNDLERRQDHLAQLMEHVRLPLLSQEYLVQRVEQEPLLKANLQCKDFLIEALKYHLLKGEQKTLFKTARTKPRQPVGLPKVLLVVGGQAPKAIRSVECYDFKEERWYQVSELPTRRCRAGLSVLGGRVYAVGGFNGSLRVRTVDVYDAAADQWSACPGMEARRSTLGVAVLGNCIYAVGGFDGSTGLNSAEVYDPRTHEWRIIAPMSTRRSSVGVGVVKGLLYAVGGYDGASRQCLSSVECYNPETDQWKAVPEMSSRRSGAGVGVLDGILYAVGGHDGPLVRKSVEAFNPETNQWTSVSDMALCRRNAGVVALNGMLYVVGGDDGTSNLSSVEVYAPRTDTWLTLPACMGIGRSYAGVAIIDKPLMGTLTM
- the LOC124187941 gene encoding ring canal kelch homolog isoform X1 → MEPSSNSGSGDGNDTKGSCLLLRYASQNSLDESSQKHIPRENGKDKPPYRNHHHTNRAFDVMNTMRKQNLLCDVTLVADGGVEVPAHKMVLAACSPYFYAMFTSFEERERERITLQGVDHAALDLLVDYVYSAEVHVTEDNVQVLLPAANLLQLNDVRDACCDFLQAQLHPSNCLGIRAFADLHGCMELLAHADSYIEQHFSEVVEGEEFLTLTPQQVAKLICSDRLTVPSEEKVFECVISWVHNDLERRQDHLAQLMEHVRLPLLSQEYLVQRVEQEPLLKANLQCKDFLIEALKYHLLKGEQKTLFKTARTKPRQPVGLPKVLLVVGGQAPKAIRSVECYDFKEERWYQVSELPTRRCRAGLSVLGGRVYAVGGFNGSLRVRTVDVYDAAADQWSACPGMEARRSTLGVAVLGNCIYAVGGFDGSTGLNSAEVYDPRTHEWRIIAPMSTRRSSVGVGVVKGLLYAVGGYDGASRQCLSSVECYNPETDQWKAVPEMSSRRSGAGVGVLDGILYAVGGHDGPLVRKSVEAFNPETNQWTSVSDMALCRRNAGVVALNGMLYVVGGDDGTSNLSSVEVYAPRTDTWLTLPACMGIGRSYAGVAIIDKPLMGTLTM